One region of Mangifera indica cultivar Alphonso chromosome 3, CATAS_Mindica_2.1, whole genome shotgun sequence genomic DNA includes:
- the LOC123210727 gene encoding putative F-box protein At5g55150, producing the protein MGNWSELHQDLLVEILKKIIFHEDYVTFGCICRSWLFAARNYNFSYKSYQIPWLMISEENFSNYKSFFSIWKDRIRDVYLPEARCKMCYSSKGWIITVDVDYSMSLLHPFSGVKIKLPNIITIMSRRGLCGYLIAKCALSSSPSVTSDSILVVIYGGRRELAYIRPGKKNWNRIDIRGFLSDYVDIVFYNDKFYAVNIRGEILVFDFSGEEVAGHAVAQLPSELDERNDDYREKNMLYLVECGGALLVVCRRAQYLVVENILHLSTFEFQIFEVDLRTNTWTVVKDLGNRALFLGSNVGEDNGVYNIHDGTTVPHFKGKFYSEFKDSPVWVEQSFDETDSFRHFY; encoded by the exons ATGGGGAACTGGTCAGAACTTCATCAAGATTTATTAgtggaaattttgaaaaagattatatttcACGAGGATTATGTCACTTTCGGTTGCATTTGTAGATCATGGCTATTTGCAGCAAGGAATTATAATTTCAGCTACAAGTCTTATCAGATTCCTTGGCTTATGATTTCGGAAGAAAATTTTAGTAACTATAAAAGTTTCTTCAGCATCTGGAAGGATCGGATTCGTGATGTTTATTTACCAGAAGCAAGGTGTAAAATGTGTTATTCTTCGAAAGGTTGGATCATCACAGTTGATGTAGATTATTCTATGAGTCTTTTACACCCTTTTTCTGGCGTTAAGATTAAGCTTCCTAATATCATAACTATCATGTCTCGTCGGGGTCTGTGTGGGTATTTAATCGCCAAATGTGCCCTATCCTCCAGTCCTTCAGTAACATCAGATTCCATTCTTGTCGTTATTTATGGAGGACGAAGAGAATTGGCCTACATTAGACCGGGTAAGAAAAATTGGAATCGAATAGATATTCGGGGATTTCTCTCCGACTATGTCGATATTGTCTTTTACAATGATAAGTTTTACGCAGTGAATATTAGGGGTGAAATATTAGTCTTCGATTTTAGTGGTGAGGAAGTTGCGGGTCATGCAGTGGCACAGCTTCCTTCGGAACTCGATGAAAGAAACGATGATTATAGGGAgaaaaatatgttatatttgGTTGAGTGTGGGGGAGCATTATTAGTGGTTTGCCGCAGGGCACAATATCTTGTTGTTGAAAATATCTTACATCTTTCAACTTTTGagtttcagattttcgaagtgGACTTGAGGACTAATACATGGACTGTGGTTAAGGATCTGGGAAACAGAGCACTTTTTTTGGG AAGCAATGTTGGAGAGGACAATGGAGTTTATAATATTCATGACGGTACAACTGTTCCACATTTTAAGGGTAAGTTTTACAGCGAATTTAAGGATTCACCTGTCTGGGTTGAACAGAGTTTTGATGAAACAGATAGTTTTCgacatttttactaa
- the LOC123211996 gene encoding probable methyltransferase PMT2, with amino-acid sequence MATKGNLGDSKTRGSVSLFIIFGLCCFFYLLGAWQRSGFGKGDRIAIDITRQTDCGVLDNLNYETHHDGDDGATDDSKSAVQDFKPCDDRYIDYTPCHDQMRAMTFPRENMNYRERHCPPKEEKLNCLIPAPKGYSTPFPWPKSRDYVPYANAPYKSLTVEKAVQNWIQYEGNVFKFPGGGTQFPNGADAYINELASVIPMDNRMVRTALDTGCGVASWGAYLFKKNVITMSFAPRDSHEAQVQFALERGVPAVIGVLGTTKLPYPSRAFDMAHCSRCLIPWSSNNGIYMMEVDRVLRPGGYWVLSGPPINWRTNFQAWKRPKEEFEKEQRKIEEIAKLLCWEKKYEKGETAIWQKRKNYANCWEKDSQRTMCQPANAEKLWYQKMEGCVTPFPETTGQDEVAGAPWIPFPERLNAVPFRIYSGSIPGVSAEVYQEDNRLWKKHLNAYKRVNKIIDSGRYRNIIDMNAGLGSFAAAIESPKLWVMNVVPTIAEKDTLGVIYERGLIGIYHDWCEAFSTYPRTYDLIHASDVFSLYKDKCNAEDILLEMDRILRPEGAVIFRDQVDILTKVKKIAGAMRWKTKMVDHEDGPLASVKILFAVKRYWVAGENSTTSSQ; translated from the exons ATGGCAACAAAAGGAAACTTGGGAGACAGTAAAACTAGGGGCTCAGTGTCATTGTTTATTATATTCGGATTATGCTGTTTCTTCTATCTCTTGGGTGCATGGCAGCGGAGTGGTTTTGGGAAAGGTGACAGAATAGCTATAGACATCACCAGACAGACAGACTGCGGTGTCCTCGACAATCTAAATTATGAGACTCATCATGATGGTGATGATGGGGCAACAGATGATTCAAAATCTGCAGTCCAGGATTTTAAGCCATGTGATGATCGATACATTGATTACACACCCTGTCATGATCAAATGAGGGCAATGACATTTCCCCGGGAAAATATGAACTACAGGGAGCGACATTGTCCTCCTAAAGAAGAGAAGTTAAATTGTCTTATTCCGGCCCCTAAAGGATATTCAACTCCATTTCCTTGGCCGAAGAGTCGTGACTATGTACCCTACGCAAATGCACCTTATAAGAGCTTGACAGTTGAGAAGGCTGTTCAGAACTGGATTCAATATGAAGGCAATGTATTTAAGTTCCCTGGTGGAGGAACACAGTTCCCTAATGGGGCAGATGCATATATAAACGAACTTGCATCTGTGATCCCAATGGACAATAGGATGGTTAGAACAGCTCTTGATACTGGATGCGGG GTTGCAAGCTGGGGTGCATACCTATTTAAAAAGAATGTTATAACAATGTCATTTGCACCAAGAGACTCTCATGAAGCACAGGTTCAATTTGCTTTGGAAAGAGGTGTACCAGCAGTTATTGGTGTTCTTGGAACTACAAAGCTACCATATCCTTCTAGGGCTTTTGACATGGCTCATTGTTCTCGATGCTTGATTCCTTGGAGTTCAAATA ATGGAATATACATGATGGAAGTTGATCGAGTTCTTAGACCAGGTGGTTACTGGGTGCTTTCTGGACCCCCCATTAATTGGAGGACTAATTTCCAAGCATGGAAACGCCCTAAAGAGGAATTTGAGAAGGAACAGAGAAAGATTGAAGAGATTGCCAAACTTCTCTGCTGGGAAAAGAAGTATGAAAAAGGTGAAACTGCCATCtggcagaaaagaaaaaattatgctAATTGCTGGGAGAAAGATTCTCAACGTACCATGTGTCAACCTGCAAATGCAGAAAAGCTCTG GTATCAGAAGATGGAGGGTTGTGTGACTCCTTTTCCTGAGACTACTGGACAAGATGAAGTTGCTGGGGCCCCGTGGATACCATTTCCAGAAAGACTTAATGCTGTTCCATTCAGAATTTACAGTGGATCCATTCCAGGAGTATCTGCTGAGGTATACCAGGAAGACAATCGGTTGTGGAAGAAGCATCTAAATGCTTATAAGAGGGTTAACAAAATCATTGATTCAGGGAGGTACCGCAACATTATAGATATGAATGCTGGTTTGGGAAGTTTTGCTGCAGCCATTGAATCTCCCAAATTGTGGGTGATGAATGTTGTGCCTACAATAGCTGAGAAGGACACTCTTGGTGTTATTTATGAGCGTGGATTAATTGGCATATATCATGATTG GTGTGAAGCATTCTCCACGTACCCGAGGACATATGACCTTATTCATGCAAGTGATGTTTTCAGCTTGTATAAGGATAA GTGCAATGCTGAAGATATTCTTTTGGAAATGGATCGTATCTTGAGGCCTGAAGGAGCAGTCATATTTCGTGACCAAGTGGATATTCTAACCAAAGTGAAGAAAATAGCAGGAGCAATGAGGTGGAAAACAAAAATGGTCGATCATGAGGATGGCCCACTTGCCTCAGTTAAGATATTATTCGCTGTCAAGAGGTATTGGGTTGCTGGAGAAAACAGTACCACATCCTCTCAATGA
- the LOC123210729 gene encoding protein PHYTOCHROME KINASE SUBSTRATE 1-like, producing the protein MDSGKNINNLGEVSFSCYLGTAEEKYIQKITESVQYPHHSITSSPDLPSLITLERSKSGDGEIGVFEAQKYYNMRLDDGPVIIDTATTHDHGYRKGNQVELLRVKTKSRPGTPSVTSEASWNSQTALLPTYQRSLPQAQSKPKRVHGKSGLFSGFSCHGSCTDKKSVYVSPNVEHAETVQGRDHRKEATQIVLSPNMLDGGKLKPRLKVKDEFHKPSHEKTRSSITSVESNKEEIVAIPVANSAVKNLAIKRQLAKDRIIEEEESRKSLEVFGSHTLKKGVIEMNLDRKLSMLSWDAIPKTLKLPTSSLRSQVYEDIDSDGSSDLFEIENISGSGQALFTGGTCDGVSGCMSPTPYARSETSIEWSVVTASAADFSAILDYDGSKLTENFNASPDAIQVAKTKFMVEKDSQSGGSGKLLSCKSHKAVRVAENAYRTSEKAKFHPQQPQRSVNHMPVCKVQANIDERF; encoded by the coding sequence ATGGACAGTGGAAAGAACATTAACAATCTTGGTGAAGtctcattttcttgttaccTTGGCACAGCAGAAGAGAAATATATACAGAAGATTACAGAATCGGTTCAGTATCCGCATCATTCAATCACTTCAAGCCCAGACCTTCCCTCTTTGATAACCTTGGAAAGAAGCAAGTCTGGAGACGGTGAAATTGGCGTCTTTGAAGCTCAGAAATACTACAACATGAGATTAGATGATGGTCCAGTTATTATTGATACTGCAACTACTCATGATCATGGCTACAGGAAAGGAAACCAGGTTGAACTTCTCCGTGTTAAAACAAAGAGCAGGCCAGGGACTCCAAGTGTGACTTCTGAAGCAAGTTGGAATAGCCAAACTGCTCTATTGCCAACATATCAGAGAAGCCTACCTCAAGCTCAAAGTAAGCCTAAAAGGGTACATGGAAAGAGTGGTCTTTTCTCTGGTTTTAGCTGCCATGGATCTTGTACTGATAAAAAATCAGTTTATGTTAGTCCAAATGTTGAGCATGCTGAGACAGTTCAGGGAAGAGATCACAGAAAAGAAGCTACTCAAATTGTTCTTAGTCCTAACATGTTGGATGGTGGAAAGCTGAAACCGAGATTGAAGGTGAAAGATGAGTTTCATAAGCCAAGTCATGAAAAGACGAGAAGTAGTATTACTAGCGTGGAATCAAACAAAGAAGAGATTGTTGCGATCCCAGTTGCAAATTCTGCAGTGAAAAACCTGGCCATTAAAAGACAGTTGGCAAAAGATAGAAtcatagaagaagaagaatcacgAAAATCGCTAGAGGTGTTCGGTTCTCATACACTGAAAAAGGGGGTAATTGAAATGAACCTTGACAGGAAACTTTCTATGTTAAGTTGGGATGCAATTCCAAAGACACTAAAACTCCCAACTTCTTCATTGAGGAGCCAAGTGTATGAAGATATAGACAGTGATGGTAGCTCTGATCTATTTGAAATAGAGAACATATCAGGCAGTGGACAGGCATTGTTCACAGGGGGAACATGTGATGGTGTATCTGGCTGCATGTCTCCAACTCCTTATGCACGAAGCGAGACCAGCATTGAGTGGAGTGTTGTCACTGCAAGTGCTGCTGATTTCTCAGCTATCTTGGATTATGATGGATCAAAACttacagaaaattttaatgctaGTCCTGACGCAATTCAAGTTGCCAAAACCAAATTCATGGTGGAGAAGGATTCACAAAGTGGTGGTTCGGGCAAACTACTCAGTTGCAAGAGTCATAAAGCAGTTAGAGTTGCTGAAAATGCTTACAGAACTAGTGAGAAGGCCAAGTTTCATCCACAACAACCTCAAAGATCAGTTAACCACATGCCAGTATGTAAGGTACAAGCCAACATCGATGAAAGGTTTTGA
- the LOC123211023 gene encoding NAP1-related protein 2-like, with product MVADKSKRTKVEEENAEPIDSELVLSIEKLQEIQDELEKINEEASEKVLEVEQKYSEIRKPVYDKRNDIIKSIPDFWLTAFISHPALGELLSEEDQKIFRHLSSLEVEDFKDVKSGYSITFNFNPNPYFEDTKLTKTFTYLDDEGSMKITATPIKWKEGMGLPNGVNHEKKGNKRPFAEESFFSWFSDTQEKDTLDGMHDDVAEIIKEDLWPNPLTYFNNEADEEFEGEEADEEGKEDDDSDDDEDDQEDDDDEDGDEDGN from the exons ATGGTGGCAGACAAGAGCAAGAGGACCaaagtagaagaagaaaacgCTGAGCCCATCGACTCGGAACTTGTTCTGTCAATCGAGAAACTTCAAGAGATCCAAGATGAGCTTGAAAAG ATCAATGAAGAGGCAAGTGAGAAAGTTTTAGAAGTGGAGCAGAAATATAGTGAGATACGCAAGCCAGTTTATGATAAGCGGAATGACATAATTAAATCCATTCCTGACTTCTGGTTAACTGCT TTTATTAGTCATCCTGCTCTTGGTGAACTTTTAAGTGAAGAGGATCAAAAG ATATTCAGGCACTTGAGCTCTCTGGAGGTGGAGGACTTTAAAGATGTCAAATCAGGATACTCTATTACATTT AACTTCAATCCCAATCCTTATTTTGAGGATACCAAACTTACAAAGACTTTCACCTACCTTGATGATGAAGGTTCAATGAAAATTACTGCTACACCAATTAAGTGGAAAGAGGGAATG GGTTTACCGAATGGAGTTAATCATGAGAAGAAAGGGAACAAGCGTCCATTTGCTGAAGAAAG TTTCTTTAGCTGGTTTAGTGATACTCAGGAGAAGGATACCTTGGACGGCATGCATGATGAT GTTGCAGAGATCATCAAGGAGGATTTATGGCCCAATCCTCTCACCTACTTTAACAAT GAAGCTGATGAAGAGTTTGAGGGGGAGGAAGCTGATGAAGAG GGAAAAGAAGATGACGACTCcgatgatgatgaggatgatcaagaagatgatgatgacgaaGATGGCGATGAGGATGGCAACTGA
- the LOC123211022 gene encoding flavonol synthase/flavanone 3-hydroxylase-like, whose protein sequence is MDYSIPTVDLSPFFRENDEDGKRKAIEVIREACSTYGFFQIVNHGVPPTLMRRSLELSKTFFSFSDEEKRKSSPGSGAPLPAGYSRQPLNSPDKNEYLLMFPPASAFNVYPENPPEFKKVLEEVFSHLRKTGSLIESIVNECLNLPPDFLKEYNHDRSWDFMTALHYFPATESEDNGITEHEDGNCVTFVFQDEVGGLEVKEDDQWIPATPAQDTIVVNLGDVIQVLSNNKLKSATHRVVRVKGKSRYSYAFFYNLQGDKWVEPLPQFSTDIGEPPKYRGFLYKDYQALRMRNKTHPPTRPEDVIHITHYAATT, encoded by the exons ATGGATTACTCCATTCCCACTGTTGATCTCTCGCCTTTCTTCAGAGAAAATGATGAGGATGGCAAGAGGAAAGCCATAGAGGTGATAAGAGAAGCTTGCAGCACCTATGGCTTCTTCCAAATTGTGAACCATGGGGTTCCCCCAACTTTGATGCGCAGATCCCTGGAATTGTCCAAGacatttttcagtttttcaGATGAAGAGAAACGCAAGTCTAGTCCAGGGTCCGGTGCTCCCCTTCCAGCCGGTTACAGCAGGCAGCCTCTAAACTCCCCGGACAAGAATGAGTATCTACTGATGTTTCCACCGGCATCTGCCTTCAATGTGTACCCTGAAAACCCACCTGAATTCAA aAAGGTATTGGAAGAAGTGTTCTCCCATTTAAGGAAGACGGGTTCGCTTATAGAGAGCATAGTGAATGAGTGTTTAAATCTCCCTCCCGACTTCCTCAAAGAATATAATCATGATAGGAGCTGGGATTTCATGACAGCCTTGCATTACTTCCCAGCTACTGAATCTGAAGATAATGGGATAACAGAACATGAAGATGGGAATTGTGTTACATTTGTTTTCCAAGATGAAGTTGGAGGCCTAGAGGTTAAGGAGGACGATCAGTGGATACCAGCAACTCCTGCTCAAGACACAATTGTTGTCAATTTAGGCGATGTTATTCAG GTGCTTAGCAACAACAAACTGAAGAGTGCAACCCACAGAGTGGTGAGAGTGAAAGGGAAAAGCCGATATTCGTATGCTTTCTTCTATAACCTGCAAGGAGATAAATGGGTAGAGCCATTGCCGCAGTTCAGCACGGACATTGGAGAGCCACCAAAGTACAGAGGATTCTTATACAAGGACTACCAGGCATTAAGGATGAGGAACAAGACTCACCCACCTACCAGGCCTGAAGATGTAATTCACATAACCCACTATGCCGCCACCACCTAG
- the LOC123211020 gene encoding cytochrome P450 98A2-like → MAFSLGCFLLLVVILLTHRLRQWLRYKLPPGPYPWPLIGNIFQLKPDRLMSYTEWSKIYGPIISVWLGSTLNVVVSNSELAMEVLKDNDHQLANRHRTMAADFLTKNGRDLIWADYGPHYVKVRKVCYLELFSPKSVEAVRPIREDAVRAMIESIFKGFCNGNPDNRGGKGLVLRKYLGSVAFNVITRLVFGNSFVSKEGIMDNQGLELQAILAAEFKLSTFMDMVEHIGWLKWVLCFYNGEALSKHLARKSRLVRDIMDEHRAKRTKSDNGKQHFADALLGLEAKYNLGEDTINGLVWNMITAGMDTIAVSVEWAMAELVKNPRVQHKAQEELERVIGLNRVVNEADIVNLPYLQCVAKESLRLHPPTPLLLPHRANCRVKIGGYDLPKGTIVHVNVWAIGRDPSVWNDPLEFRPERFLQKDVDMKGHDFRLLPFGAGRRICPAAQLATNLVMSMLGHLLHHFRWTLPDAVSSEEIDMSMRPGLVTYMGTPLKVVPSMRLPIHLYE, encoded by the coding sequence ATGGCTTTCTCTCTGGGATGCTTCCTGCTGTTGGTGGTTATCTTACTTACTCACAGACTTCGTCAATGGCTGAGATATAAGCTTCCACCGGGTCCATACCCCTGGCCACTCATTGGAAACATTTTCCAGCTGAAACCAGATAGATTGATGAGTTACACTGAGTGGTCAAAGATTTATGGCCCCATAATCTCTGTCTGGCTGGGCTCAACTTTGAATGTTGTAGTGTCAAACTCAGAATTAGCCATGGAAGTGCTCAAAGACAACGACCATCAACTGGCGAATAGGCACAGAACCATGGCGGCAGATTTCCTTACCAAAAATGGCAGAGACCTTATATGGGCTGATTATGGCCCTCACTATGTTAAAGTAAGAAAAGTGTGTTACCTTGAGTTGTTCTCACCTAAAAGCGTTGAAGCTGTTAGACCCATTAGAGAAGATGCAGTTAGAGCCatgattgaatcaattttcaaaGGCTTCTGCAATGGTAATCCTGATAATCGTGGTGGTAAAGGTTTGGTTTTGAGAAAGTATTTGGGTTCAGTAGCGTTTAATGTTATAACAAGATTAGTGTTTGGGAACAGTTTTGTGAGTAAAGAAGGGATAATGGATAATCAAGGATTAGAATTGCAAGCAATTTTAGCTGCTGAGTTTAAGCTTAGCACATTTATGGACATGGTCGAACACATTGGGTGGCTAAAATGGGTCTTATGCTTCTATAATGGTGAGGCACTTTCAAAGCATTTGGCTCGTAAAAGCCGATTAGTCCGAGATATAATGGACGAACATAGGGCTAAAAGAACTAAGAGTGACAACGGGAAGCAACATTTTGCAGATGCGTTGCTTGGTCTTGAGGCAAAATATAACCTCGGTGAGGACACCATTAATGGATTGGTTTGGAACATGATCACTGCAGGCATGGACACTATAGCAGTCTCAGTTGAATGGGCCATGGCTGAGTTGGTCAAGAACCCACGGGTTCAACACAAGGCTCAAGAGGAACTCGAACGCGTTATTGGGTTGAATCGTGTGGTCAACGAAGCAGACATCGTCAACCTCCCTTACTTACAATGTGTAGCCAAGGAGTCACTAAGATTACACCCTCCAACGCCATTGCTGCTGCCCCATAGAGCCAATTGCAGAGTCAAAATCGGCGGATATGATCTTCCCAAGGGGACTATAGTTCATGTAAACGTTTGGGCTATTGGCCGAGACCCCTCTGTGTGGAACGACCCCCTTGAGTTTAGGCCTGAAAGGTTCTTGCAGAAGGATGTTGACATGAAGGGCCATGATTTTCGGCTGCTACCATTTGGTGCAGGAAGGCGCATATGCCCGGCGGCACAGCTAGCCACAAACTTGGTAATGTCAATGCTCGGTCACCTGTTGCATCATTTTAGATGGACTCTGCCTGATGCTGTTAGTTCAGAGGAGATTGACATGTCAATGAGGCCTGGATTGGTCACTTACATGGGGACTCCCTTGAAGGTTGTTCCTTCGATGAGGTTGCCTATACACTTGTACGAATGA